The Salvelinus alpinus chromosome 28, SLU_Salpinus.1, whole genome shotgun sequence genome includes a window with the following:
- the LOC139557689 gene encoding nck-associated protein 5-like isoform X3: MLGYEARTMSDETEPRMCDENLESDEGDVEDYLEEEENSGELMDRLRELEAENSALLLANESQREAYERCLDEVANHVVQALLNQKDLREECIKLKMHVFDLERQNRVLCELFQQKLPNQSSSQDQVQPGPLPVYNTQLLHNVSDKQGNGFHRTLPQAPATPPRGPAASMDALSPFFKKKAHILEVLRKMEETDPLKFHPSAGSITFCDYSQVLMSTEAVLAAGDLCKTHQTLCSCSDSDMQQQQHMNGERQLCPTHLKKSTDSPVKCNYVCGSTAKLNSTPNHVKGTSTTAAISECHIKSTSVEKQQTMNDHQQPAGPNSYLSITVVDQTSPANQGPEAGLKTGQVQDTEKESRLKGKSDEDGSLFTSQLPVPGVKDNPQLAYCELETNGFLFSSNDSDNVLSDVVIPEKDSGPAEEGDFSGRANVALSPIPSSCLSDVKAATINSPSRVLKFLKIPTMAERTQAGASPVRLSPQLTRTSKIPCRTNNYEVYHSPVPSRRAATTERTRQPPPPPARSESYPATTHSASAPTSPPQPEHACSPPAKELCYSSLLAPKTSNGVPDPLAPGTSHTPRASLQKVPYYENMLELSTSAQLEESKVPENVNISSFSHTITESDRKQMNSLLQKDNVLSLQQQHLSPASDSSSSSSSSSSSSDQDGNTESPVWHGHHSLPNPSALRAAQSQSSPAHYASMKDRGSQDQDTREATIQNSDLSQSQPPVLPAKRHDPSSIPKRPSGVAGPGRQPAESSHTFKDRLAALGKLRSSEDLQVNVLLPVDKPEPQSEESIVYFNDDRNKTEESPVDGNLEEQRHSKYTDSLDGKLKGIPGSVALNFPGGCQSYDSAAKSVFGSSVAKAELETLSSRVGVAKTDSPKGKLGLPSPNTDTPIVLRNNMKCPASLNLSYHGKQPAPSIPYSTSSPSKVPPKSPSKPCQGLAPSAGTGKPTLEAPALVPRYSSKSEDRSKLNANKRNTPVYGDSLPPPLPMPMSEPQQQEEKRHLVPIVSSPTLGPTSAIEEKVMKGIEENMLKLAEQDRGQVTEVKLKASNGIASWFGLKKSKLPALSRKPDIPPKVKDEKKGGEWRLNIPSKMAGSKSKGEGVGVESLNISMLMEKAEGLRRALEEERAYVNGVGGVGMDRSGRGHSCEVVMDQSQGQLAVMYRGARSDNFMQQLLNRVDGKDFSGISVAQRRLSFDCKTSRPFSRHTPSGEDMQKGSEHLISNVPSDENLADPVHSHHFTASGASTYTLDSGIGTFPLPNYCSGTPGRNLSKVRGAGAEHGSSGSPGRAGRRARTLDREPSSMEQCYTSHRELTAPVMYGSVLEGKGMPRQTAGVIHEDTEAYEAHMLSPRSKTWTFPNLKTPAGPTEMYLAVEEEVETAPYGSPFRGKACGTSGSRNIDPSSLPVPAQTGLSRRGKIRSTPSAPEMSLGQETGLELVRERPEEALSPSRPQVLETPESLSDSLYDSLSSCGSQG, from the exons ATGCTAGGATATGAAGCAAG AACCATGTCTGATGAGACAGAACCAAGGATGTGTGATGAAAACCTGGAGTCAGACGAGGGAGACGTTGAGGACTAcctagaggaagaggagaacagCGGAGAACTGATGGACCGACTCAGAGAGCTGGAG GCAGAAAACTCAGCTCTTTTGTTGGCCAATGAGAGTCAAAGAGAAGCATATGAGAGATGTCTGGATGAGGTGGCCAACCATGTGGTCCAAGCCCTCCTCAACCAAAAG GATCTGCGAGAGGAGTGCATCAAGCTGAAGATGCATGTGTTTGAcctggagagacagaacagagtgtTGTGTGAGCTCTTCCAACAGAAGCTACCCAACCAGTCAAGCTCTCAGGACCAG GTGCAGCCAGGACCCCTCCCAGTGTACAATACACAGCTGCTGCACAATGTCTCTGACAAGCAG GGAAATGGGTTTCACCGCACACTGCCACAGGCCCCAGCAACTCCCCCCAGAGGCCCAGCCGCATCCATGGATGCCCTGTCCCCATTCTTCAAGAAGAAAGCACACATTCTGGAGGTCCTTCGAAAGATGGAGGAGACAGACCCCCTCAAGTTCCACCCCTCTGCAGGCAGCATCACCTTCTGTGACTACAGCCAGGTCCTGATGTCCACAGAGGCTGTCCTGGCTGCTGGAGACCTATGTAAGACGCACCAGACACTCTGCTCCTGCTCAGATTCCGACATGCAACAACAGCAGCACATGAATGGTGAAAGGCAGTTATGTCCTACGCACCTCAAAAAGAGCACAGACAGTCCAGTCAAATGTAACTATGTTTGTGGTAGTACTGCAAAGCTCAACTCGACCCCGAACCATGTCAAAGGCACATCCACCACAGCTGCTATCAGTGAATGCCACATCAAGAGCACATCAGTGGAGAAACAACAGACAATGAATGACCACCAGCAACCAGCAGGTCCTAACTCTTACTTGTCAATCACAGTTGTAGATCAGACTAGTCCAGCCAATCAGGGCCCAGAGGCTGGATTGAAGACTGGGCAGGTCCAggacacagagaaggagagccgtCTTAAAGGGAAGTCTGATGAGGATGGTAGTTTGTTTACCTCCCAGCTGCCTGTCCCTGGAGTGAAGGACAACCCTCAGCTAGCATACTGTGAGCTGGAAACCAATGGGTTTCTCTTCTCTTCCAATGACAGTGATAACGTGTTGAGTGATGTAGTTATTCCAGAGAAAGACAGTGGCCCAGCAGAGGAGGGGGATTTCTCTGGGAGAGCCAACGTTGCCCTCAGCCCCATCCCTTCATCATGTCTCAGCGACGTCAAAGCCGCTACCATCAATTCCCCGTCCAGGGTCCTCAAGTTCCTAAAGATCCCTACAATGGCAGAGAGAACCCAGGCAGGGGCCAGCCCTGTCCGTCTGAGCCCCCAGCTCACCCGCACGTCGAAGATCCCCTGTCGCACTAACAACTATGAGGTGTACCACTCCCCTGTCCCCTCACGCAGAGCCGCCACCACAGAAAGGACCAGgcagcctcctcctccacccgCCAGGTCCGAGTCCTACCCAGCCACTACGCACTCAGCCTCAGCCCCCACCTCCCCGCCTCAGCCTGAGCATGCCTGCTCCCCTCCAGCCAAGGAGCTTTGCTACAGCAGCCTCTTGGCCCCCAAGACCAGCAATGGTGTCCCCGATCCACTGGCCCCTGGCACTTCGCACACACCCAGGGCCTCTTTGCAGAAGGTCCCGTACTACGAGAACATGTTGGAACTTTCCACCTCGGCTCAGTTAGAAGAATCCAAGGTCCCAGAGAATGTAAACATATCATCTTTCTCTCATACCATAACAGAAAGTGACAGGAAGCAAATGAATTCACTACTACAGAAAGACAATGTCCTGAGTCTCCAGCAGCAGCATTTGTCCCCTGCTTCggactcctcatcctcttcctcatcctcctcatcttcGTCCGATCAGGATGGCAACACAGAGAGCCCAGTCTGGCACGGCCACCACAGTCTGCCCAACCCCTCTGCCCTCAGAGCAGCTCAGTCTCAGAGCAGCCCAGCTCACTACGCCAGCATGAAAGACAGAGGATCACAGGACCAGGATACTAGAGAGGCCACAATACAGAACTCTGATCTCTCCCAGTCCCAGCCTCCAGTTCTCCCAGCCAAGAGACATGATCCCTCGTCCATTCCCAAGAGGCCTTCTGGGGTAGCAGGGCCAGGGAGGCAGCCAGCCGAGTCAAGTCACACATTCAAAGACAGGCTGGCTGCACTTGGCAAGCTGAGGAGCTCAGAGGATTTACAAGTCAATGTGCTCCTGCCAGTAGACAAGCCAGAGCCTCAGAGTGAGGAGAGTATAGTCTATTTTAACGATGACAGGAATAAGACCGAGGAGAGCCCTGTGGATGGTAATTTAGAGGAGCAGAGACACTCGAAATATACAGACTCTCTGGACGGTAAGCTTAAAGGTATTCCTGGTAGCGTTGCTTTGAATTTCCCTGGTGGCTGTCAGTCCTACGATTCAGCAGCTAAGTCTGTCTTTGGCTCTTCAGTcgccaaggcagagctggagacgctctcatccagagtGGGTGTGGCTAAGACGGACAGCCCCAAAGGTAAACTGGGCCTCCCGTCGCCAAACACTGACACTCCCATAGTTTTACGCAACAACATGAAATGCCCGGCTTCTCTGAACCTGTCTTACCATGGTAAACAACCTGCACCCAGCATCCCTTACAGCACCAGCAGCCCCAGCAAGGTCCCTCCTAAGTCCCCGTCTAAACCATGCCAGGGCCTGGCTCCCTCAGCTGGAACTGGGAAGCCCACCCTGGAGGCCCCAGCCCTGGTTCCCCGGTACTCCTCCAAGTCAGAGGACAGGAGCAAACTCAACGCAAACAAGAGAAACACCCCAGTGTACGGTGACAGCCTTCCTCCCCCGCTCCCAATGCCAATGTCAGAACCACAGCagcaggaggagaagagacacctTGTCCCTATTGTCTCCAGCCCCACACTTGGCCCCACGTCAGCCATTGAGGAGAAGGTGATGAAGGGTATCGAGGAGAACATGCTGAAGCTGGCAGAACAGGACAGAGGACAg GTTACTGAGGTCAAACTGAAGGCCTCTAATGGGATCGCCAGCTGGTTTGGCCTGAAGAAGAGCAAACTCCCAGCTCTCAGCCGCAAACCAGACATACCACCTAAGGTCAAAGACGAGAAGAAAGGTGGAGAGTGGAGGCTGAATATCCCTTCCAAAATGGCGGGGTCTAAGTCtaaaggagagggggtgggggtggagagCCTAAATATCTCGATGCTGATGGAGAAGGCGGAGGGTCTGAGGAGagctctggaggaggagagggcctACGTGAACGGGGTTGGGGGGGTCGGGATGGACCGATCTGGAAGGGGCCACTCCTGTGAGGTGGTGATGGACCAATCACAGGGCCAACTGGCTGTGATGTACAGGGGAGCGCGCTCAGACAACTtcatgcagcagctactcaaCAG GGTGGATGGGAAGGACTTCAGTGGCATCAGTGTGGCTCAGAGACGCCTCTCCTTTGACTGTAAGACCTCCAGACCGTTCAGCAGACACACCCCCAGCGGGGAGGACATGCAGAAG GGTTCAGAACATCTGATCAGCAACGTCCCCTCAGATGAGAATTTAGCTGACCCAGTTCACTCTCATCACTTCACAG ctTCTGGTGCTTCCACCTACACCCTGGACAGTGGCATTGGCACCTTCCCTCTGCCTAACTACTGTAGTGGTACGCCTGGGAGAAACCTGTCTAAGGTGAGGGGGGCTGGAGCTGAGCATGGCTCCTCTGGTTCTCCTGGCCGGGCAGGGAGGAGGGCTAGGACCCTGGACAGAGAGCCCTCATCCATGGAGCAGTGCTATACATCTCACAGAGAGTTGACTGCCCCGGTAATGTACGGGTCTGTACTGGAGGGGAAAGGCATGCCCAGGCAAACAGCTGGGGTCATTCATGAAG
- the LOC139557689 gene encoding nck-associated protein 5-like isoform X1: MLGYEARTMSDETEPRMCDENLESDEGDVEDYLEEEENSGELMDRLRELEAENSALLLANESQREAYERCLDEVANHVVQALLNQKDLREECIKLKMHVFDLERQNRVLCELFQQKLPNQSSSQDQVQPGPLPVYNTQLLHNVSDKQVGLQSDAQAKGNGFHRTLPQAPATPPRGPAASMDALSPFFKKKAHILEVLRKMEETDPLKFHPSAGSITFCDYSQVLMSTEAVLAAGDLCKTHQTLCSCSDSDMQQQQHMNGERQLCPTHLKKSTDSPVKCNYVCGSTAKLNSTPNHVKGTSTTAAISECHIKSTSVEKQQTMNDHQQPAGPNSYLSITVVDQTSPANQGPEAGLKTGQVQDTEKESRLKGKSDEDGSLFTSQLPVPGVKDNPQLAYCELETNGFLFSSNDSDNVLSDVVIPEKDSGPAEEGDFSGRANVALSPIPSSCLSDVKAATINSPSRVLKFLKIPTMAERTQAGASPVRLSPQLTRTSKIPCRTNNYEVYHSPVPSRRAATTERTRQPPPPPARSESYPATTHSASAPTSPPQPEHACSPPAKELCYSSLLAPKTSNGVPDPLAPGTSHTPRASLQKVPYYENMLELSTSAQLEESKVPENVNISSFSHTITESDRKQMNSLLQKDNVLSLQQQHLSPASDSSSSSSSSSSSSDQDGNTESPVWHGHHSLPNPSALRAAQSQSSPAHYASMKDRGSQDQDTREATIQNSDLSQSQPPVLPAKRHDPSSIPKRPSGVAGPGRQPAESSHTFKDRLAALGKLRSSEDLQVNVLLPVDKPEPQSEESIVYFNDDRNKTEESPVDGNLEEQRHSKYTDSLDGKLKGIPGSVALNFPGGCQSYDSAAKSVFGSSVAKAELETLSSRVGVAKTDSPKGKLGLPSPNTDTPIVLRNNMKCPASLNLSYHGKQPAPSIPYSTSSPSKVPPKSPSKPCQGLAPSAGTGKPTLEAPALVPRYSSKSEDRSKLNANKRNTPVYGDSLPPPLPMPMSEPQQQEEKRHLVPIVSSPTLGPTSAIEEKVMKGIEENMLKLAEQDRGQVTEVKLKASNGIASWFGLKKSKLPALSRKPDIPPKVKDEKKGGEWRLNIPSKMAGSKSKGEGVGVESLNISMLMEKAEGLRRALEEERAYVNGVGGVGMDRSGRGHSCEVVMDQSQGQLAVMYRGARSDNFMQQLLNRVDGKDFSGISVAQRRLSFDCKTSRPFSRHTPSGEDMQKGSEHLISNVPSDENLADPVHSHHFTASGASTYTLDSGIGTFPLPNYCSGTPGRNLSKVRGAGAEHGSSGSPGRAGRRARTLDREPSSMEQCYTSHRELTAPVMYGSVLEGKGMPRQTAGVIHEDTEAYEAHMLSPRSKTWTFPNLKTPAGPTEMYLAVEEEVETAPYGSPFRGKACGTSGSRNIDPSSLPVPAQTGLSRRGKIRSTPSAPEMSLGQETGLELVRERPEEALSPSRPQVLETPESLSDSLYDSLSSCGSQG, from the exons ATGCTAGGATATGAAGCAAG AACCATGTCTGATGAGACAGAACCAAGGATGTGTGATGAAAACCTGGAGTCAGACGAGGGAGACGTTGAGGACTAcctagaggaagaggagaacagCGGAGAACTGATGGACCGACTCAGAGAGCTGGAG GCAGAAAACTCAGCTCTTTTGTTGGCCAATGAGAGTCAAAGAGAAGCATATGAGAGATGTCTGGATGAGGTGGCCAACCATGTGGTCCAAGCCCTCCTCAACCAAAAG GATCTGCGAGAGGAGTGCATCAAGCTGAAGATGCATGTGTTTGAcctggagagacagaacagagtgtTGTGTGAGCTCTTCCAACAGAAGCTACCCAACCAGTCAAGCTCTCAGGACCAG GTGCAGCCAGGACCCCTCCCAGTGTACAATACACAGCTGCTGCACAATGTCTCTGACAAGCAGGTGGGGTTACAGAGCGACGCACAAGCCAAG GGAAATGGGTTTCACCGCACACTGCCACAGGCCCCAGCAACTCCCCCCAGAGGCCCAGCCGCATCCATGGATGCCCTGTCCCCATTCTTCAAGAAGAAAGCACACATTCTGGAGGTCCTTCGAAAGATGGAGGAGACAGACCCCCTCAAGTTCCACCCCTCTGCAGGCAGCATCACCTTCTGTGACTACAGCCAGGTCCTGATGTCCACAGAGGCTGTCCTGGCTGCTGGAGACCTATGTAAGACGCACCAGACACTCTGCTCCTGCTCAGATTCCGACATGCAACAACAGCAGCACATGAATGGTGAAAGGCAGTTATGTCCTACGCACCTCAAAAAGAGCACAGACAGTCCAGTCAAATGTAACTATGTTTGTGGTAGTACTGCAAAGCTCAACTCGACCCCGAACCATGTCAAAGGCACATCCACCACAGCTGCTATCAGTGAATGCCACATCAAGAGCACATCAGTGGAGAAACAACAGACAATGAATGACCACCAGCAACCAGCAGGTCCTAACTCTTACTTGTCAATCACAGTTGTAGATCAGACTAGTCCAGCCAATCAGGGCCCAGAGGCTGGATTGAAGACTGGGCAGGTCCAggacacagagaaggagagccgtCTTAAAGGGAAGTCTGATGAGGATGGTAGTTTGTTTACCTCCCAGCTGCCTGTCCCTGGAGTGAAGGACAACCCTCAGCTAGCATACTGTGAGCTGGAAACCAATGGGTTTCTCTTCTCTTCCAATGACAGTGATAACGTGTTGAGTGATGTAGTTATTCCAGAGAAAGACAGTGGCCCAGCAGAGGAGGGGGATTTCTCTGGGAGAGCCAACGTTGCCCTCAGCCCCATCCCTTCATCATGTCTCAGCGACGTCAAAGCCGCTACCATCAATTCCCCGTCCAGGGTCCTCAAGTTCCTAAAGATCCCTACAATGGCAGAGAGAACCCAGGCAGGGGCCAGCCCTGTCCGTCTGAGCCCCCAGCTCACCCGCACGTCGAAGATCCCCTGTCGCACTAACAACTATGAGGTGTACCACTCCCCTGTCCCCTCACGCAGAGCCGCCACCACAGAAAGGACCAGgcagcctcctcctccacccgCCAGGTCCGAGTCCTACCCAGCCACTACGCACTCAGCCTCAGCCCCCACCTCCCCGCCTCAGCCTGAGCATGCCTGCTCCCCTCCAGCCAAGGAGCTTTGCTACAGCAGCCTCTTGGCCCCCAAGACCAGCAATGGTGTCCCCGATCCACTGGCCCCTGGCACTTCGCACACACCCAGGGCCTCTTTGCAGAAGGTCCCGTACTACGAGAACATGTTGGAACTTTCCACCTCGGCTCAGTTAGAAGAATCCAAGGTCCCAGAGAATGTAAACATATCATCTTTCTCTCATACCATAACAGAAAGTGACAGGAAGCAAATGAATTCACTACTACAGAAAGACAATGTCCTGAGTCTCCAGCAGCAGCATTTGTCCCCTGCTTCggactcctcatcctcttcctcatcctcctcatcttcGTCCGATCAGGATGGCAACACAGAGAGCCCAGTCTGGCACGGCCACCACAGTCTGCCCAACCCCTCTGCCCTCAGAGCAGCTCAGTCTCAGAGCAGCCCAGCTCACTACGCCAGCATGAAAGACAGAGGATCACAGGACCAGGATACTAGAGAGGCCACAATACAGAACTCTGATCTCTCCCAGTCCCAGCCTCCAGTTCTCCCAGCCAAGAGACATGATCCCTCGTCCATTCCCAAGAGGCCTTCTGGGGTAGCAGGGCCAGGGAGGCAGCCAGCCGAGTCAAGTCACACATTCAAAGACAGGCTGGCTGCACTTGGCAAGCTGAGGAGCTCAGAGGATTTACAAGTCAATGTGCTCCTGCCAGTAGACAAGCCAGAGCCTCAGAGTGAGGAGAGTATAGTCTATTTTAACGATGACAGGAATAAGACCGAGGAGAGCCCTGTGGATGGTAATTTAGAGGAGCAGAGACACTCGAAATATACAGACTCTCTGGACGGTAAGCTTAAAGGTATTCCTGGTAGCGTTGCTTTGAATTTCCCTGGTGGCTGTCAGTCCTACGATTCAGCAGCTAAGTCTGTCTTTGGCTCTTCAGTcgccaaggcagagctggagacgctctcatccagagtGGGTGTGGCTAAGACGGACAGCCCCAAAGGTAAACTGGGCCTCCCGTCGCCAAACACTGACACTCCCATAGTTTTACGCAACAACATGAAATGCCCGGCTTCTCTGAACCTGTCTTACCATGGTAAACAACCTGCACCCAGCATCCCTTACAGCACCAGCAGCCCCAGCAAGGTCCCTCCTAAGTCCCCGTCTAAACCATGCCAGGGCCTGGCTCCCTCAGCTGGAACTGGGAAGCCCACCCTGGAGGCCCCAGCCCTGGTTCCCCGGTACTCCTCCAAGTCAGAGGACAGGAGCAAACTCAACGCAAACAAGAGAAACACCCCAGTGTACGGTGACAGCCTTCCTCCCCCGCTCCCAATGCCAATGTCAGAACCACAGCagcaggaggagaagagacacctTGTCCCTATTGTCTCCAGCCCCACACTTGGCCCCACGTCAGCCATTGAGGAGAAGGTGATGAAGGGTATCGAGGAGAACATGCTGAAGCTGGCAGAACAGGACAGAGGACAg GTTACTGAGGTCAAACTGAAGGCCTCTAATGGGATCGCCAGCTGGTTTGGCCTGAAGAAGAGCAAACTCCCAGCTCTCAGCCGCAAACCAGACATACCACCTAAGGTCAAAGACGAGAAGAAAGGTGGAGAGTGGAGGCTGAATATCCCTTCCAAAATGGCGGGGTCTAAGTCtaaaggagagggggtgggggtggagagCCTAAATATCTCGATGCTGATGGAGAAGGCGGAGGGTCTGAGGAGagctctggaggaggagagggcctACGTGAACGGGGTTGGGGGGGTCGGGATGGACCGATCTGGAAGGGGCCACTCCTGTGAGGTGGTGATGGACCAATCACAGGGCCAACTGGCTGTGATGTACAGGGGAGCGCGCTCAGACAACTtcatgcagcagctactcaaCAG GGTGGATGGGAAGGACTTCAGTGGCATCAGTGTGGCTCAGAGACGCCTCTCCTTTGACTGTAAGACCTCCAGACCGTTCAGCAGACACACCCCCAGCGGGGAGGACATGCAGAAG GGTTCAGAACATCTGATCAGCAACGTCCCCTCAGATGAGAATTTAGCTGACCCAGTTCACTCTCATCACTTCACAG ctTCTGGTGCTTCCACCTACACCCTGGACAGTGGCATTGGCACCTTCCCTCTGCCTAACTACTGTAGTGGTACGCCTGGGAGAAACCTGTCTAAGGTGAGGGGGGCTGGAGCTGAGCATGGCTCCTCTGGTTCTCCTGGCCGGGCAGGGAGGAGGGCTAGGACCCTGGACAGAGAGCCCTCATCCATGGAGCAGTGCTATACATCTCACAGAGAGTTGACTGCCCCGGTAATGTACGGGTCTGTACTGGAGGGGAAAGGCATGCCCAGGCAAACAGCTGGGGTCATTCATGAAG